One window from the genome of Aerosakkonema funiforme FACHB-1375 encodes:
- a CDS encoding GAF domain-containing sensor histidine kinase — MRKVIERIWNSLEIKVGAIHGSFLLQTAVEEVANLLHLDCCSFLWYFPETQRVQVVYEEVRSHQKSIQSIQWGYDWIEIFGSAASTLTQGQLVVNCGSYPAPSAYGGIIRLLSRLQIGGFAKPKLKLNRAGVSPSLQMQRDFATLLVPVCKDSRDGTSGQESRIGLIACLRDRPRHWSSAEIEIVQLLAQQLEIAIRQTQVYEQSQKQAQREKLINQITSQTRQTFDLETILTSAIGQLLDALEVDRCLVHLVEDCREPERGSKGECQISIGQFSQTKSESFWETAHRAAYRRQHLYEVYREPFFASIDDFDTQGPITQWVIQHLQTVVINDITQDPRIGTQNEEYQKASIKSSLVVPVQANNVLHAILYLNQCSYNRYWSKSDRELAEAVANQLAISIQQACLYAQTRASMERESFLRLISDQIRRTLNLKTILQTAVREVQSLLNTDRVAIYQFTEDCQGEVVVEQTKNNNISILGQMTQNSCLPSKCVYPYQGERVEAINDVFNGDLDDSYINSLRQLQVRASLVVPIPRTEELVETANDKGGEREPNSASFPLPASSSVWGLLIVHECQKPRVWQECEIELLQQLATQVAIAIQQAELYEQAQKSATSAQTKAEALERAIYDLQQTQAQLIQTEKMSSLGQLVAGVAHEINNPVNFIYGNLTYANKYSQDLLRLVNLYQQNYPEPASEIQECAQDVDLEFIIEDLPKILSSMEVGADRIRQIVLSLRNFSRIDQAEMKPVDIHEGIDNTLLILQNRLKANASRPQIEVIKEYGNLPLVECYAGQLNQVFMNLLSNAIDALEELENANVPTLEGFSPTIRICTQMLQPRYVTVRIADNGPGIAPPVRARLFDAFFTTKPVGRGTGLGLSISYQIVVEKHRGALWCESELGKGSEFWIEVPVCPDR; from the coding sequence ATGCGAAAAGTTATTGAGCGCATCTGGAACTCTCTGGAAATAAAAGTAGGAGCGATACATGGGTCGTTTCTACTTCAAACGGCAGTGGAAGAAGTAGCCAACCTGTTACATTTAGATTGTTGTAGTTTTTTGTGGTACTTTCCGGAAACGCAAAGGGTTCAAGTAGTCTACGAGGAAGTTCGCAGTCATCAAAAATCTATACAATCTATACAGTGGGGGTATGATTGGATAGAAATTTTTGGCTCGGCAGCAAGTACGCTCACCCAAGGCCAATTGGTAGTCAACTGCGGCTCGTATCCAGCACCATCAGCCTACGGCGGTATTATTAGACTGCTTTCGCGATTGCAGATTGGAGGATTTGCAAAACCCAAATTGAAACTGAACAGGGCAGGGGTTTCCCCTAGCTTACAGATGCAGAGAGACTTCGCCACCCTGTTGGTGCCTGTCTGTAAGGATAGTAGGGATGGAACATCTGGGCAGGAAAGCAGAATAGGATTGATTGCCTGTTTGCGCGATCGCCCTCGTCATTGGTCATCAGCTGAAATTGAAATCGTGCAATTGCTCGCCCAGCAGTTGGAAATCGCCATTCGTCAGACTCAAGTTTACGAACAAAGTCAAAAACAAGCGCAGCGAGAAAAACTGATTAACCAAATTACCAGCCAAACTCGCCAAACGTTCGATTTGGAGACAATTTTAACTTCTGCGATCGGCCAGCTGTTGGACGCCTTGGAAGTAGACCGATGTCTGGTTCACTTGGTAGAAGACTGTCGCGAACCAGAGCGAGGAAGTAAAGGAGAATGCCAAATTTCCATTGGCCAATTTTCCCAAACGAAATCGGAAAGTTTTTGGGAAACAGCCCATCGAGCTGCCTACCGACGCCAGCATCTTTACGAGGTTTATCGAGAACCGTTTTTTGCCTCCATAGATGATTTCGATACCCAAGGGCCGATTACGCAATGGGTAATTCAGCATCTTCAAACGGTTGTTATTAACGATATTACTCAAGATCCGCGCATCGGTACGCAAAATGAAGAATACCAAAAAGCTAGTATTAAATCTTCTTTAGTTGTGCCAGTACAGGCTAATAACGTACTGCACGCCATTCTTTATCTAAACCAATGTTCGTACAATCGGTATTGGTCTAAAAGCGATCGGGAATTAGCCGAAGCAGTTGCTAACCAATTAGCTATCTCGATCCAACAAGCTTGTCTTTATGCCCAAACTCGCGCCTCAATGGAGCGAGAGTCTTTTCTAAGGTTAATCAGCGATCAAATTCGCCGCACTCTCAATTTAAAAACGATCTTACAGACAGCTGTGCGGGAGGTACAAAGCTTATTAAATACAGATCGGGTAGCAATTTATCAATTTACGGAAGACTGCCAAGGTGAGGTGGTTGTAGAACAAACAAAAAACAACAACATCTCTATTCTGGGACAAATGACTCAAAATAGTTGTTTACCGAGTAAGTGCGTTTATCCATACCAAGGAGAAAGAGTAGAGGCTATTAATGATGTATTTAATGGCGACTTAGATGACAGTTACATCAACTCACTGCGGCAATTACAAGTGCGAGCCAGTTTGGTTGTACCTATACCTAGAACGGAAGAATTAGTAGAAACTGCAAATGATAAAGGAGGAGAAAGGGAGCCAAATTCCGCTAGTTTCCCTCTCCCTGCTTCCAGTTCTGTCTGGGGCTTGCTGATCGTCCACGAATGTCAAAAGCCGAGAGTTTGGCAAGAGTGCGAAATAGAGTTGTTACAACAGCTGGCCACTCAGGTAGCGATCGCCATTCAGCAAGCAGAACTGTACGAGCAAGCTCAAAAAAGTGCCACATCGGCTCAAACAAAAGCAGAAGCCTTGGAAAGAGCCATATACGACCTCCAACAGACGCAAGCGCAATTAATTCAGACCGAAAAAATGTCGAGTCTCGGCCAGCTGGTGGCCGGTGTGGCTCACGAAATCAACAATCCAGTCAATTTTATCTACGGGAACCTAACCTACGCAAACAAGTACAGCCAAGACCTGCTAAGGTTAGTAAATCTTTATCAACAAAATTATCCCGAACCTGCCTCTGAGATCCAAGAGTGCGCCCAAGATGTCGATTTGGAATTTATTATTGAAGACTTACCCAAAATTCTATCCTCGATGGAAGTGGGTGCCGATCGCATTCGTCAAATTGTCCTCAGCTTGCGGAATTTCTCCCGCATTGACCAAGCCGAAATGAAACCGGTGGATATTCACGAGGGTATTGACAATACGCTGTTGATCTTGCAAAATCGTCTGAAAGCTAACGCGAGTCGTCCTCAAATCGAAGTTATCAAAGAGTATGGCAACTTGCCCCTGGTAGAGTGCTATGCCGGACAGCTCAATCAAGTGTTTATGAACCTTTTGAGTAATGCGATCGATGCGCTAGAAGAGTTAGAAAATGCTAACGTTCCGACGTTAGAAGGTTTCAGCCCTACCATTCGCATCTGTACGCAGATGTTACAGCCCCGTTATGTCACGGTGAGAATAGCCGATAACGGGCCGGGAATAGCCCCACCAGTAAGGGCTCGACTGTTTGATGCCTTCTTCACCACTAAGCCTGTCGGACGGGGTACAGGGCTTGGCTTGTCCATTAGCTATCAGATTGTCGTCGAAAAACACAGAGGAGCCCTCTGGTGTGAATCAGAACTCGGAAAAGGCTCGGAGTTCTGGATTGAGGTTCCGGTCTGTCCAGATCGGTAG
- a CDS encoding putative bifunctional diguanylate cyclase/phosphodiesterase, whose translation MKINPEKFIDYRQQICDCLRNAKTKVQAKLLTLKQPNNKLENPVQEGTDELRIAFQELQNKIAELKRAEEELKESLSLQRAALESTVDGILVVNKNRKIATYNQKFVQMWRIPADIIALKDDKEALSFVVYQLKDPESFLAKVGEMYAQPEAESCDILEFKDGRIFERYSKPQRLGEEIVGRVWSFRDITERRMAEETIRYQALHDLLTDLPNRILFNERLSGALVNAKSNQGMMAVMFLDLDRFKTINDTLSHACGDQLLQMVAERLTSSLWQHDTVARWGGDEFTLLLPQISCAEDAGRIAQVILDTLKQPFNIEGHQLHISSSIGISLYPHDGQDGETLLRNADAALHRAKEQGRNNYQFYTAAMNSHASELLMLENELHQALERGEFVVYYQPQINTNTGKIAQMEALLRWQHPEFGLVSPAKFIPLAEENGLIIPIGEWVLRTACTQIKAWQDAGLPPLSVAVNLSARQFQQPNLVEIVARVLQETGLENHFLELEITESVAMQNVDFSRAILQELHNMGVSISMDDFGTGYSSLSYLKKFPLDKLKIDQSFVRELATDPNDGAIIAAIAALGKVLNLTMVAEGVETEEQRDFLRSLECEYMQGYLFSKPLSPQDATELLQNYRSSPNPVIISSSYCSLCFNKRFKKGFVR comes from the coding sequence ATGAAAATTAACCCCGAAAAATTTATAGACTATCGTCAGCAAATATGCGATTGTTTACGCAACGCCAAGACCAAAGTGCAAGCTAAATTGCTAACTCTCAAACAGCCGAACAATAAATTAGAAAACCCAGTCCAAGAGGGCACAGATGAATTACGCATAGCCTTTCAAGAATTGCAGAACAAAATTGCAGAACTTAAGCGAGCAGAAGAAGAACTTAAAGAATCGCTTTCTCTTCAACGAGCAGCTCTTGAATCAACTGTTGACGGCATTCTTGTGGTTAATAAAAATAGAAAAATAGCAACTTATAATCAAAAATTCGTACAGATGTGGCGGATTCCTGCTGATATTATAGCCTTAAAAGATGACAAAGAAGCCCTATCTTTTGTCGTCTATCAGCTAAAGGACCCCGAAAGTTTTCTTGCTAAAGTAGGCGAAATGTACGCCCAACCGGAGGCAGAATCTTGCGATATTTTGGAATTTAAAGATGGCAGAATTTTTGAACGCTATTCAAAGCCTCAGCGTCTGGGAGAAGAAATTGTTGGCCGAGTTTGGAGCTTTAGGGATATTACAGAACGGCGGATGGCAGAGGAAACTATTCGCTATCAGGCTCTGCACGATCTTTTAACCGATTTGCCTAACCGAATACTGTTCAACGAGCGGTTGTCTGGGGCATTAGTAAATGCAAAAAGCAACCAAGGAATGATGGCTGTGATGTTTCTAGATTTGGATCGTTTTAAAACAATCAACGATACCTTAAGTCACGCCTGCGGCGATCAGTTGTTGCAAATGGTTGCCGAACGTCTCACAAGTTCGCTATGGCAGCACGATACGGTTGCTCGCTGGGGAGGGGATGAATTTACTCTGCTGCTACCTCAAATTTCTTGTGCAGAAGATGCTGGTAGAATCGCCCAGGTAATTCTAGATACTCTTAAGCAGCCTTTTAATATCGAAGGACATCAACTTCATATTAGCAGCAGTATTGGTATTTCTTTGTATCCCCATGATGGGCAAGATGGGGAAACACTTTTAAGAAATGCCGATGCCGCCTTACATAGAGCGAAAGAACAAGGTCGCAATAATTACCAGTTTTATACTGCGGCTATGAATTCTCACGCTTCGGAACTGTTGATGTTAGAAAATGAGCTGCACCAAGCTCTAGAACGAGGAGAATTTGTTGTTTACTACCAACCTCAGATTAATACCAACACAGGTAAGATCGCTCAAATGGAAGCTTTGCTGCGTTGGCAGCATCCTGAGTTCGGGTTAGTTTCTCCAGCAAAGTTTATTCCTTTGGCTGAAGAAAACGGTCTCATCATACCGATAGGCGAATGGGTACTGCGGACTGCCTGCACTCAAATTAAGGCTTGGCAGGATGCAGGTTTGCCACCTTTATCCGTAGCAGTTAACCTTTCTGCACGGCAGTTTCAGCAACCCAATTTAGTGGAAATTGTGGCGCGTGTTTTGCAGGAAACAGGTCTGGAGAATCATTTTTTAGAGTTAGAAATTACTGAAAGCGTTGCGATGCAAAATGTGGATTTTAGTAGGGCAATTTTGCAAGAATTGCACAACATGGGTGTGTCTATTTCTATGGATGATTTTGGCACTGGATATTCTTCTCTCAGTTATTTGAAAAAGTTCCCGCTTGATAAACTAAAAATTGACCAGTCTTTTGTGCGCGAGCTGGCGACCGATCCCAACGATGGGGCTATTATTGCGGCGATCGCTGCTTTGGGAAAAGTATTGAATCTTACAATGGTGGCGGAAGGGGTGGAAACAGAAGAGCAAAGGGATTTCTTGCGAAGTCTTGAATGCGAATATATGCAGGGTTATTTGTTTAGCAAGCCGCTATCGCCTCAAGATGCAACCGAACTGCTGCAAAATTATCGATCTAGCCCAAACCCAGTTATAATTTCTTCTAGCTATTGTTCTCTTTGCTTCAATAAGCGCTTTAAGAAAGGATTTGTGCGATAA